From the Deinococcus sonorensis KR-87 genome, the window GCATGTCCCACAGCTGGGTCAGGCGGGTGCGGAAGTGGTCGCGGCCCGGAAGGCCCGACAGGTACGCCTCGGTCAGCCGGTTCTGCGCCTCGATCCAGGCGCGCGACTCGGGGCTGTCCGGGTCTTCCAGCCAGCGGTAGGGATCCGGCACGGCCTGGCCGTGGTAGGTGTCGACATGATCGCTCAGGCGGGCAGCAGGATATTCGGGGCGCACCATACCGGCCAGCTTAGTGCAGCCGAGCCGAACAAGGCAGCAGAACGCCCGCCCCAGAGTGGTTCTGGCGGCGGGCGCTGCGCGGCTCGGTTCAGGCCTCGGGGAAGTCCAGCGGGCGAGCGTCGCTCCACAGCCCTTCCAGGTCGTAGTATTCGCGCGCCTCGCGGGTCATCAGGTGCACCACGATGCTGGCGCCGAAGGCCATCAGCAGCCAGCGCTCGCTCGGTCCCTCTACAGTGGGGTAGGGAAGGCCGGACTCCAGCGCCTTCTGGCGGATGTTCTCCTGGACGGCGTTCAGCTGCAGGCCGGCGGTGGCGGTGGCGATCACGAAATAGTCCAGTGTGGTGGAAACTTCGCTCAGGTCCAGCACCACCACGTTCTCGGCGCGGCGCTCGCGGGCCGCGTCCACGATGGCCTGAAGCTGGTGAAGGATGGTCTGGTCGGTGGGAATCTGGGTCATTGCAACTCCGGCAGTACAGTCAGGAATAGGGGCGGGGGCTGAGGCAGCCGCAGATGGTCACAGTGTACCGGGCCGGGGAGGGGCGCGCAGCGGCGGGCGTCTTCAGGCTTCACTGCGGCTGGCGGGCCAGGGCGCCGTACAGGCTGGGCGCGTCCGAGCCGAGCAGCACGCCCACCTCGCCGTCGCGCACCGGGAAGCGCAGGCCCTGGATGCGCGAGACGTTGAGCAGGTCGGCCAGCTGTTCGGCGGCGCCCACCGCCGTGCCAGTGAACACCTGGGTGTGCTCCGGGCTGGCGGCCACCGTGTCCAGGCTGACCTGGGTGTAGCCGGCCTGCTGCAGCGCCCGCACCACCTTCTGTCCCAGCCCCTGCCCGCTCGCGTCCTGAACGCGGATGGGGGTCTGGGTGGCCTCGTTCTGCCCGCTGTCGGCCTGGCTGCCCCACACGCGGGCCAGCGCAGCCGGATCGGCGGCCAGATTGAAGGTGCCGGGGATGGTGGTGGTGGGCAGGGTGGCAAAGTTCAGCTTCAGCTGGGAGAGGTACGGAGTCAGGTTCTGCACCAGCGCCGGGTCGGCGTTGGTCTGCACCCCGTTGCCCAGGCCGCTCAGGAGCACAGGCAGCACCCGCGCGATGCCCTGGGGGGTGCGCAGCCGACTGATCAGCTGGCTGATCGCCTGCTTCTGGTGGTCCATCCGGCCGTAGTCGTCCCCGAAGCCCTTGCGCATTCGCAGGTAGGCCACCGCCGCGTCGCCGTCCAGATGATGCGGGCCGGGCGACAGGTGGACATGCAGGTTGGCTGCAAAGTCGTCGAAGTGGATGCCACGTTTCTTGGGGTCCTCGTAGCTGGCGATGTCCGGCACCGTGACGTCCAGGCCGCCCAACGCGTTGATCACCCGCGCCACGTAATCGGTGCGGACCACCACGGTGTTGTCCACCCGCTCGCCGGTGATCTGCTCCACCGCCCGGCTCAGGCCCTCCAGGCCGCCGGTCCAGTACTGGCTGTTGACCTTCTGGGCGGCCACGCCGCGCCGCGGGTCGAACGGTCCCACGTTGGTGTCGCGCGGAATAGACAGGACGCTGACCCGCGTGCCGTCCACCTTCATCAGCATGATCGAGTCGGTGTTGGGCGGCTGCCAGACGTTGCGGGTGTCCTGGTCGGCGCAGCGTTTGTACGGCGCGCAGTACACCACGTCACGCCCGGCCAGCAGCAGCGTGAAGTGCGGCGCGGTGCCGGGCGCACTGTTCAGCACCTGCCGCGCTTCACCGCCGGGCGCGGTCAGCACCGCGTAGCCGCCCAGCGAGAGGGCGGCCAGCGTCAGGCCGGACAGCTGCCAGGCCCGCCAGCCAGCCACGGTGCGGGGTGGGTGGGCGACGACGGGCGCAGCCGGTTCGGTGGCGTCATGGTAGTAGGTCTGGTTGTACACCTGATGCCTCCCCACCTTGGCGCGGCGGTACACCGGCCGGCTGTGACGGCCCGGCGGCCGGTCGTCGTGACGCGAGCTCACGGCTGCAACGTCCGGTACGTCTGCAGGGTGCGCGGATGCACCTGAATGTGGCGGCCCTGGAGGTAGATGACCTTGGAAGTGATGGCCCGCGACAGCGCGGCGTTCAGGTCCGTGAGGGCCAGGGCGCGGATGTCGTCGTTCACGCCGCGTCCCGGCTCCGACACGTCCGCGATGTATACGCACGCCGACACCGGATTGCCGGCCCGCGGCCCGGTGGTGTGGTCCTCCACCGCCTCCAGGATGATCCGGTCGGTGACGCCCCAGTGCTCCAGCAGCGTCCGGCCCGCGCGGCCATGCAGCGCCAGCGGATGCGCCGAGTCAATGTCGCATTCCGGCGGCGCCAGCCGCAGCAGTTCATGGTCCGGCAGGTCGCGGGCCACGTCGTGCAGGATGCCGGCAAGGTAGGCCCGCTCCGCGTCCAGTCCGCCCGCCAGCGCGATGTCTCGCGCCAGTTCGGCCACCCGCAGCACGTGCTCGAACCGCCGGGGCTTGACCATCAGCTGCACCCGCTCCAGGCATTCAGCGAGGTCTGGAAGGGCCGGTGCCTTCGGCACCTGGGGGACGACTGGCTCCGTTGCCTGTGTCATGAAATCGGAGCGCCCATGAACGACAGCATAACCAGGATTATACCCCGCAGCCGGAACGCAACCGTAGAGTGATGACCAGACTGCGGGGCCGCCAGATTGAGCGGGCCTTGAGGCAGCGTGGTTACTGCTCGTCGTCAAAGTACTCGAACCGGAAGGTGCCGATCTCGACTGTATCGCCTTCCTGGGCACCGGCCCGCCGCAGCGCGTTGGTCAGCCCCTGGCGCTTGAACAGGCCCGACAGGTACTCCGCCGCGTCCTCGAGGTGGCGCGCGAACCGCTCCAGCTTCTCCTGAAACCCGCCGCCCGTGACGGTCCAGACCCGTTCCGGCGCCCCGGTCACGCCGCGGTTGACGGTGGGCGGGTCGATGCGCAACTCCACGTGCAACGGCTCCACCCGCACCTCGTCCGGCTCCTCCTCCAGCGCGTGGGTCTGAGCCCACACTTCCTGGGAAGGCAGCATCGAGAACAGCGTCGCCTTCAGCTCTTCCAGGTGCAGGCCGTCGCGCGCGCTCACCTGCAGCACCGGCAGCCCGAAGCGGCTCAGCTCATCCTCGGCCAGCTGGGCGAGGTCCGGGTCCACCGTGTCCACCTTGTTGAGCGCCACCAGCGCCACCTGCTCCAGCAGGCTGGGGTCGTAGCTCTGCAGCTCCGCCTGCAGCGCCTCCAGCTCCTGGGCCGGGTCACGGGCCACATCCAGCACGTACACCAGCAGCCGGGTGCGGCTGATGTGGCGCAGGAACTCCAGCCCCAGGCCACGCCCCTCGCTGGCCCCCTCGATGATGCCGGGGATGTCCGCCAGGGTGAAGCGGCGGTCATGGTCCGGGTCGTCCACCACACCCAGGATGGGGGAGAGGGTGGTGAAGGGATAGTCCGCGATGGCCGGGTTGGCGTTGCTCAGGGCCGCCAGCAGGCTGCTCTTGCCGGCGTTCGGGTAGCCGACCAGCCCCACGTCCGCGATCAGGCGCAGTTCCAGCCGCACCCGGCGCCGCTGACCACGGGTGCCCAGCTCCGCAAAACGGGGCGCCTGACGGCTGGCGCTCGCGAAGGTGCTGTTGCCGCGGCCACCCTGACCGCCGCGCGCCACCACCTTGATCTGACCGGCGCGCACCAGGTCGGCCACCACCCGTCCAGTGTCGAGGTCGAAGGCGGTGGTGCCCACCGGCACGTCGATGATCAAGTCCTCGCCGTCCTTGCCCTGCCGCAGCCGACCCTCGCCATAATTGCCGCTCTCGGCCTTGAACTTGCGCCGGCCCAGCAGCCGCTCCAGACTCTCGACGCCCTCTACGGCCCGCAGCAGGATGCTGCCGCCCTTGCCGCCGTGCCCGCCGTCCGGTCCGCCCTTGGGCATGTACTTGGCCCGGTGGAAGCTCATGCTGCCGTCGCCGCCGTGTCCTGCCTGCACTTCAATTTCTAGTACGTCACGAAACGCCACTGTGTACTCCTTCGCCGCTGCCCGGTCGCTGAAGTTCACAGTCCCGGCAGAGAGTTCTGCCGCCCGGCACTCCAGCCAGGCGTATGGCGCGGTCACTTCAGCGGTGTTGCAGGACTTGCCCACAACAGGGCGCATTCCTCCCCAGTGTACGACACGCGGGAGGGGGCTTGTGCAGGAGGTCGGTGAGCGCTAAAGTGTTGCAGCCCATGAGCCCTGCCATGGCGATGTAGCTCAGCTGGTTAGAGCGAACGACTCATAATCGTTAGGTCCCCGGTTCAAGTCCGGGCATCGCCACCAAGAAAACCCCGTCACGGACGGGGTTTTTTGTTGCCACTGAGAGAGAAGGACCCGGTTTGCCCGGCAGTGATGGTGTGGTCTTCGAGAGGACCCGTTTCTGCGGTTCGCGCAAGCCCTGAGCGCGGGGCGGGGCCGGACGTCCCGCTATCAGGAAAGCCCCATCGCTCGGTAAGTACCGTTTGTTCGTCTGGTGGAAGGCAAGCCATCAGTACACCTCACGGTTATAGGGAGCTGGCAGCGCCTTCATGGTCCAGTCACTTGCTCCAATGAGGCGTCCCGGACCTGTAGGGTGAAGCCATGCTGCTCTGCCCGTTCGTTCCTGTGTCCGCCGCCTGTCCATGAGGGTGCTGCCCTCCCTGAGCGGGCTGCCGCGCAACGCCCGCAACTGCATTCTGCTGGAGCCTCTTTGGGCGGTGTTTGGCGTGGTGGTGATCTATTACGCGCCGCTCTATATGCGCGGTGTGGGCCTGAGCAGTACCCAGATCGGCCTGCTGGGGTCCATCACGGTGGCCTGCTCGTTCGTGTTTCAGGCGCTGGCCGCCCCCATCACCAACCGAATGGGCCGCCGCCGCACCAGCCTGCTGTGGGACCTGGTGTCCTGGACCGTGCCGATGGTGGTGTGGGGGCTGGCGCACAGCTTCGTGGCCTTTCTGATCGCGGCGGCGCTGAGCGCCAGCAACCGGATCGTGGCGGTGTCCTGGAGCCTGCTGGTCATTGAGGACGTGCCGCAGCCGAAACGGGCGCGGGTCTTCGGCATCCTGAACCTGATCAATGCCTTCTGCGGCCTGCTCACGCCGCTGGTCGGCCTGCTGATCGCGCGCCTCGGGGTGGTCCCGGCGCTGCGCGGCGTGTACCTGCTGGGCGCCGTTGGTATGACCGTGATGTTCTACTGGCGCAACGCGGTCACCCAGGAAACCCGCAGCGGCGAGGCCGCCATGCAGCAGCACCGGGACCTGAAGCCGTGGGAGAGCATGCGCCACACCTTTCAGCTGGTGCCGGCCCTGGCCCGTGGCGGCCTGCCGGGCGTCGTCGCCTTCTATGTGCTGACCATGTTCGCCGAGCAGATGGGCCTGTTCCAGATTCTGCTGTTCAAGGAGACGCTCGGGTTCGGAGCGCAGGCGCTGTCGCTGGTGCCGGTGGCCGGCGCGGTGGTCACCATCCTGATGTACGCCCTGGTGCTGCGGCGGCTGGACCACGTCCCGGCCGAGCGCACGCTGGTGTTCACCCGGCTGCTGGGCCTGGCCGGGGCGGTCCTGATCCTGTTCATTCCCGCCGGCAACCTGAGCGCCCTGCTGCTGGTGGTAAGCCTGCTGGGCGCCGTCACCTTCCTGACCCAGACCTACCGCGATACGGTGCTGTTCAGTCACCTGCCGGCCCACGGCACCGCCGACCTCTACTCGGCGGTCCAGACCCTGACGATGCTGTGCTCCATCCCGGCGGCTGGGCTGGCCGGCGCCCTGTACAGCGTCCAGCCGAGACTGCTGTTCGTCATGATTGCGGTGCTGAACGTGGGCCTGCTGCTGCTGGCCATGCAGGTGGCCCGGTCGCAGCGCCGGTCGGCCACCGTTCCCTGAGCGGCCTTCAGGCCTGCGGTTCCGCTCCGCCTGCCGACACCAGCCCCAGCATTGCCCGGTAGACGAGCGCGGTAGTGCGGGCGTCCTCCAGCGCGTCGTGCGCCTGATACTCCAGCTCGAAGTGCGCCGCCAGATCGCTCAGGGCCGTCCCGACCCGGCGCGGCAGCAGCCCGGCATGAATCAGGAACTGCGCCACCACCTTGGTGTCCACCCGGCCGCGCCGGAACACCGTGTTCAGGTCCGGCAGCAGCGGCTTCAGGAACCCCAGGTCGAAGCCGAAGTTGTGCCCGCCCAGAATGCAGCGGCCCAGCGGCGCGGCGTAGTCGCGGATCGCCTGGGCCACCACGTCCGGCTCCTGCGCCTGCTGGTGATGCACCTGCAGGTCAATGCCGTTCACCGCCATGGCGGAGGCCGCCACGTGGTAGGTCGGGTGGCGCAGCTGCAGGTGCAGCGGGCGCTCCACCTCGGGGCCGTTCAGGGTCACCAGCCCGATGGTCAGCAGCGAGTGCTGGGCCGGGTCGGTGCCTCCCGTTTCGGTGTCCAGAAAGATGATCGGTTGCGCGGCCATGCGGCATGCTGACACGCCGCCGCACCCCGGCGCCTTGTCTGCTTCTGTATGTGCTGGCCCCTGTGGGCGCGCGGCCATGCCGCTATACTTCCGGCATGTCTCAGGCGGCGTCTCCCACGGCCCAGCAGTACCAGGCGGTGATCGGTCTGGAGGTCCACCTGCACCTCAACACCCGCACCAAGATGTTCAGTGCCTGCCGCGCCGATTACGTGGGCGCGGAGCCCAACACCTACACCGACCCGCTGACGCTGGGGCTGCCCGGCACCATGCCCAGCCTCAACCGGCAGGCGGTGGACCTGGCGATCATGTTCGGGCTGGCGCTGCACTGCGACGTGGAGGGCTTCACGCAGTTCCACCGCAAGAACTACTACTACCCGGACGCGCCCAAGAACTACCAGATCTCGCAGTACGACCGGCCCATTGCGCGTAGCGGCTGGCTGGAGGTGGACGGCGAGCGCATCGGCATCACCCGCGCGCACCTGGAAGACGACGCCGGCAAGCTGATGCACCCCACCTACGCCCCGTACAGCCTGCTGGACCTGAACCGCGCCGGCATGCCGCTGATCGAGATGGTGACCGAGCCGGACATCCGCACCCCGGAGCAGGCCCGGCGCTTCCTGACGCTGGTGCGCGCCATCGCGCAGTCGCTGGGCGTCAGCGACGCCAACCCCGAGGAAGGCAAGATGCGCTGCGACGTGAACGTCAGCGTGCACCGCCCCGGCACCCCCTTCGGCACCAAGGTGGAGGTCAAGAACCTCAACAGCTTCCGCAGCGTGCAGCGCGCCCTCGAGTACGAGATCGCGCGCCAGACCCGTACGCTGCAGGCGGGTGGGCGCATCACCCAGGACACCATGGGTTGGGACGAGGGCGGTCAGAAGACTTTCGTGATGCGCACCAAGGAGGGCGAGGCCGACTACCGCTACTTCCCCGAGCCGGACCTGCCGCCGCTGAACATCACCCCCGAGTGGATTGAGCGGGTGCGCTCCAGCATGCCGGAACTGCCGGCCCACAAACGCGCGCGCTATGTGGAGGCGGGCCTGCGCGACGCCGACGCCGACCTGATCAGCGTGGACGTGCCGCTCAGCCGCTTTCTGGACGCCGCGCTGCAGCAGCCGGGCGCCGACATCCAGCGGCTGGCCAACTGGCTGCTGACCGACGTGGCGGGCCTGCTGGCCGCCCGCGAGCTGACGCTGGACCGCAGCGGCCTGACGCCGGAGCACCTGGCGGCGCTGGTGCGGCTGGTGGGGGAGGGGACCATCAGCGGCAAGATGGCCAAGGAGCTGCTGCCGGAGCTGCTGGACGGTGCCGACCCGCAGGCGCTGGTGCAGCAGCGCGGCCTGAGCGTCGTGACCGATACGGCGGCCATCGAGGCGGCCATCGACGCCGCCATGCAGGCCAACCCGAAAGCGGTGGAGCAGGTCCGGGGCGGCAACCTGAAGGCCGCCAACGCGCTGTTCGGGCCGGTAATGCGGGCCATGAACGGCCAGGCCGGACCGGAACTGGTGCGGCAACTGCTGAACCAGAAACTGGGCCTTTGAACGCCCGGCTGAGCACCCGCACGCTGGAGCAGGCTGCGCTGCTGGCGCTGGCCCTACGGGTGCTGAGCCTGCCCGCGCTGCTGCTGTACCTGCTGCTGCGGCGCGAGGGGGGTGGTTGGTACAGCCTGCCGGACCTGCTGGGCAGCGCGGCGCTGCTCACGCTGTGGGGCCTGCTGCTGCGCGACCTGTTCGCGGGCCGGGCCGCCCGACTGAACAGCACCCGGCTGGCGGTGCTGCGGGTCAGCTATCCCTGGCTGGCCGCCTACCAGGGGGCGTTGTGGGTGCTGGCCGCGCTGGGGTTCGGAACCGGGATGTATCCGGAAGCCAACCCGGCGGCGGTGTTCATCCTGCTGAGCGTGTGGGTGGGCGGCATCGTGATCAATCTGCTGCTGTTCCTGCTGAGCGTGCGGCTGTTTCCCAACCCTGCCGACCAGACCGGCCGCCGCCAGTTGAGCGACCTGCTGAACGTCGCGGCGGCGCTGAGTCTGGCCAGCACCATCATCAACGTGGTGCCGCTGGCCGGCGCGCCAGCACCGACCCACGCCGACCAGTGGGCGTACCTGCTGGCCGGCGTGGCGGAACTGGCGTCGCTGCTGCTGCTGCGGCTGGCCCTGCAGCGCCCTGCGCCGGAACAGCGCTAAGGGGCGTGCCCCTCCTCCCGCTTCAGTCCAGCGCGCTGCGGATGGTCTCGCCCAGCGCCGCAATGCCGCGCTCGATCTGCTCCGGGGTGGCCGAGCTGTAGCTCAGCCGCATGGTGTTGTGCCCGCCGCCCAGCGCGAAGAACGGCGCGCCCGGCACGAAGGCCACGCCGCGCGCCACCGCCTGTTGAAGCAGTGGTGCGGTGTCGATCTGCTCCGGCAGCGTGACCCACAGGAACATGCCGCCCTGCGGCGTGGTGTACTGCACGCCCGCCGGAAAGTGCCGCTGCATGCTCTGCACCATCTGCCCGGCCCGCTCGCCGTAGGCCTGCCGCACCCGCTCGATCTGGGCTGGCATCACGTCCTCCACCAGTTCCGCCACAATCATCTGGTTGAAGGTGGGCGTGTGCAGGTCGGCGCCCTGTTTGGCCTGCACCAGCTTGTGGATCAGGGGTCGGGCCGCCTGCACCCACGCGTCGCGCAGGCCCGGCACCAGCACCTTGGAAAAGGAGCTGCTGTACACCACATGGTTGTGATCCGGGTGGCCGGCCCGCTCCAGCCCCAGCGTGTACAGGCTGGGCAGCGCCTCACCCGTGAAGCGCAGCGCGCCGTAGGGGTCGTCCTCCACCAGCACGATGCCGTGGCGGGCGGTCAGCTCCACCAGCTGCTGTCGGCGCTCCAGGCTGAGGGTGCGGCCGGTGGGGTTCTGAAAGTTCGGCACCGCGTACAGCAGCTTGGCACGGGTGGTGTGCAGCAGCGTCTCCAGGGCGTCCACGTCGATGCCGTGGTCGTCGGTGGGCACCTGCACGTACTGCGGGCCGTACGGCTGGAAGCTCTGCAGCGCGCCCAGGTAGGTGGGCGCTTCCACCAGCACCACGTCCCCCTCGTTGATCAGCATCTTGCCCAGCAGGTCCAGGCTCTGCTGGCTGCCGGTCATGATCTGCACGTGCTGCGGCGTGATGCTGGCCCGTGCGGCCAGCCACTCACGCAGCGGCAGATGCCCCTCGGTGGTGCTGTACTGCAGCGCGGCCGGGCCGTAGCGGTCCAGCACCGTGCTGGCGGCCTGCCGCACCGCCTCGATCGGAAACAGCTCGGGGGCGGGCAGCCCACCCGCAAACGAGATCACATCCGGGCGCTGGGTGATCTTGAGCATCTCGCGGATGACGCTGCTGTTCATCCGCTGGCCACGCGCTGAAACCACACGGTCCCAGGCGAAGGGGGGCGTATCGGTGCGGGTCATGGCCGCAGTGTACCGCCGGGGATCATCTACACGGGGGGGCCCGTGCGGCATTGCCGCGCGCGGTATCCTGCCCGGTGAGGAGGGCAATATGCTCGTAACCGGCAATGACATTCTGGTGCCTGCCCGCGCAGGCAAATACGGTGTGGCGGCGTTCAACACCAACAACATGGAGATCACCCAGGCGATCATCCACACGGCGGAGCGGCTGCGCAGCCCGGTGATCGTGCAGATGAGTGAGGGGGCCATCAAGTACGGCGGCCAGGACCTCGCCAACATCGTCAAGGACATCGCCACCCGGGCCTCGGTGCCGGTGGCGCTGCACCTGGACCACGGCTCCAGCTACGTCAACGCCCTGAAGGCCATCAAGATGGGCTTCACCAGCGTGATGATCGACGCCTCGCACCACCCCTTTGAGGAGAACGTCGCCGAGACCCGCCGGGTGGTGGAGGCCGCGCACGCCATGGGCATCAGCGTGGAGAGCGAGCTGGGCCGGCTGGGCGGCATCGAGGAGCACGTGGTGGTGGACGAGAAGGACGCCTTCCTGACCGACCCCCAGGAGGCCGTGCAGTTCGTGGAGCAGACCGGGACCGACTACCTGGCCATCGCCATCGGCACCAGCCACGGCGCCTACAAGGGCAAGGGCCGCCCGTTCATCGATCAGGCGCGCATCGAGCAGATCGGGAACCTGCTGAGCATTCCGTTGGTGGCGCACGGCAGCAGCGGCGTGCCGAAGGAGATCGTGGAACGCTTCCGGGCGTCGGGCGGCGAGATCGGGGACGCGGCCGGCATCGCGGACGAGGACCTGGAACAGGCCACCCAGCACGGCATCGCCAAGGTGAACGTGGACACCGACCTGCGGCTGGCCAGCACGGTGGGCATCCGTGAAGTGCTGAAGGCCAGTCCCAAGGAATTCGATCCGCGCAAGGTGTTCGGCCCGGCCAGAGACGTGATGGCCCAGATCGTGGAGCACAAACTGCGGGTGCTGGGCAGCGTCGGCAAGGCCTGAGCGCCGCATGGGAGAGGGGTGGGTGCCGGGTTCGCCGGTCCCCACCCTTTCTGCTGACGTTGAACCGTGTCCAGGTACGGCTCAATCGGAGTTCTCACCGTCCGGCGATATGCTTCATGGCGGCATGAGGGCCGCCCACTTCCGCGCTTCGTATCTGCTGCTTCTGACTGGGTTTGGCCTGGTGCAGGTGAGTCTTGCCCAGCCGGACCGGCTGGATCTGAAAGCCCGTCTGGCGGCGCTGCTGCCGCTGCCGGGCCAGCAGGCCCAGTTCATGGACACCCGCTCGCGGCTCCTCGTGACATTGCAGCAGCGGGTGTTTGAGGAAAACGGCGACCCGGTGGTGCTGGCCGACAAGCTCAAGCAGATCGAGCAGGGCAAGGTGCCGTCCTACGACGAGCGCCTGGGCATCACCCGCGCCGAGTTTCAGCGCTACGTGGTGATCCAGAAGACGCTGGAGCCGAGTGGGCGCACCTTCAGGCTCAGTGTCAGCCGGGACGCCCTGCATCTGGTGTTCGGGGACGCTCAGGGGGCGGGCGCGCAGGCAGCCAGCATCCTGAAGGGCCTGGTTATTGATCTGAACACGGGTGAGCTCAAAACGCCCGAGGGGTTTGGGGCGCGGCCCACGACGGTGCTGGTGGCGGCCAACGAGGACGTGACCGGTCTGGGGCAGCGCTCCGGCTACACCTGGATGCTCAAGGGCAGCAATCCCACCACCATGAACGCCATGGACGGGCGCCTGTCGCTGCTGCAGCTGCGCAGCGGTCAGGTGCTGCTCAGCTACAGCCGGGTCAGCATCCTGAAGGGCCGGGTCAGCGAGGCCGCTGTGAACATCCTGTACAAGCGCTGAGGGCTCAGGCCCACGGCTCGCTGACGCTGACGGCATTGCGTCCGGCGGCCTTGGCCGCATAGAGCGCCTCGTCGGCGGCCCGCAGGGTGGCCTTCAGGTCACGGCGGCCGTCCAGCCGGGCCAGCCCGAAGCTGGCGGTCATCTGCAGGCCGGCGGCCACGTCATCCCAGACCAGCCGCTCCAGGACGCTGCGCAGCCGGTGGCACACTTCCTGGGCGGCTTCCAGGCCCAGGTCGTGCAGGATCACCACGAACTCCTCGCCGCCGAACCGGGCCAGACAGTCCTGGTCACGGATCTCGGCGCTGAGCGCCCGCACCACCCGGATCAGCACCGCGTCGCCCACCGCGTGGCCGTAGGTGTCATTGACCCGCTTGAAGTGGTCCAGGTCCAGCAGCACCACCACGCTGGGCGGGCCCTGGCGGGCCTGCTCGCGCAGGCGGGCCAGCCGCTGCATGGCAAAGGCGCGGTTGGGCGCGCCGGTGAGCGGGTCCTGCATCGCCGCCTCGGCGAAGGCGGCAGCCCGCACCTCGGCGTCGCGGGCCTGCTGTTCGATCTGCTTGAGCAGCGCGCGCTGCTGGTACACGTCCCGGTACAGCGCCAGCACCCGCCGGGTCACTTCCCGCTGCGTCTCGAACGCCTCCTGAAAGCGGCCGGAGCGGGCATAGGCGTTGGCCAGCGCCTCACGGGCGCGGGCCGCCAGCAGGTCCTGCTGACCCAGCTCGAACTGGGCGATGGCCTGCTCCAGGTCCGCGACCGCCTCGTCCCAGCGGCTGGACCGGGAAAACGCCCGGGCCCGGTTGCGCAGGGCGTGGCCGTAGAGCGTGGTGCTGCGGGTATTGGCGGCCAGCTGCACGCTCTCGTGGCCCATCTGGATGGCCTGGTCCAGCGCGCCGGACCAGACGGCGTGGCGCGACAGGGCGTCCAGCACGTCCAGCACCCGCAGCGGCGAGCGCAGCAGCGTGCGCTGGGCGTTCAGGGTGGTGAGCAGCGCCACCGAGTGCTGCAGCTCGGCCTGCACCTCGTCGCGCAGCCCTTCCGGGAGCTGGCGCCGGATCAGCGCCTCCGAGGCACTCACGGTGTAGTTGATGTGGAAGGTGTGCAGCAGCTCGGCCGATTCTCCGAGCCGCAGGCCCTCCGCAAAGGGCGAATGCAGCAGGCCGTGCAGCCGGGTGGCGGCGTCGGCATACAGATCGCGGTCCATCTCATGGTGCGACCGGTTCACCGCCACCAGCGCCACCCCGCGCTGGTCGCCCGCCTCGCGCGCCAGCATCTCGGCCTGCTGAAAATGGGCGTCGGCGCCCAGGTCGTCGTAGGTATCGGCCTGCACCAGCGCGATGGCCACGTGCGCCTTGGCTTCCAGCGAGCGGTCCCGGCTGACCCGGGCCAGTTCCAGGCAGGCCAGGGCGTGCGTCATGGCGATGGCCGGATCCCCGGTATCCAGGGCCAGATACACCGCGTCACGGTGCAGCAGCGCCACGTCGGTGATGGAGCGGTCGCGTCCCTGGTCAATCTGCTGCTGCAGCGCCTGCAGTTCGTCGCGCAGGTCGGTCAGGGACGGGGGAATCAGCCCGGGACTGGTCATGAACCAGCCACCGCAGCGGAGAAGGGAGGGGCAGCAACACTGAACAGGGGGCAGACGGGTCCGCTTCGGTTCAGGTCAGGCCGGGCGATCCGACTCACGGCCACGGAAACGGCCGGACCCGACCTGAACCGGCCGGGCATCCCCAGAGATGCACGGATGCATGCATACTGCATCTTATCGCCCGCAGCCGGCGCTGTATATGCAGTTACACACGAGAAAGTGGCCGGAGCGAGGCTTTATTTTGTCCCGTCGCGCCGACGGAAACCGCCGAACACCCGCGACAGCAGCGACCCGGCAGTGGCCTGGGGGGCGGCCTGTGCAGAGGCCGGCTGTTCAGGGGCAATCTGCGCCACCGGCGCCTCAGGTTCCGGCTCGGGCATGAGGTTGCCGGCCAGCCGACCCGACAGGAACTCCTGCATCAGCAGCGCGT encodes:
- the gatB gene encoding Asp-tRNA(Asn)/Glu-tRNA(Gln) amidotransferase subunit GatB; the protein is MSQAASPTAQQYQAVIGLEVHLHLNTRTKMFSACRADYVGAEPNTYTDPLTLGLPGTMPSLNRQAVDLAIMFGLALHCDVEGFTQFHRKNYYYPDAPKNYQISQYDRPIARSGWLEVDGERIGITRAHLEDDAGKLMHPTYAPYSLLDLNRAGMPLIEMVTEPDIRTPEQARRFLTLVRAIAQSLGVSDANPEEGKMRCDVNVSVHRPGTPFGTKVEVKNLNSFRSVQRALEYEIARQTRTLQAGGRITQDTMGWDEGGQKTFVMRTKEGEADYRYFPEPDLPPLNITPEWIERVRSSMPELPAHKRARYVEAGLRDADADLISVDVPLSRFLDAALQQPGADIQRLANWLLTDVAGLLAARELTLDRSGLTPEHLAALVRLVGEGTISGKMAKELLPELLDGADPQALVQQRGLSVVTDTAAIEAAIDAAMQANPKAVEQVRGGNLKAANALFGPVMRAMNGQAGPELVRQLLNQKLGL
- the fba gene encoding class II fructose-1,6-bisphosphate aldolase encodes the protein MLVTGNDILVPARAGKYGVAAFNTNNMEITQAIIHTAERLRSPVIVQMSEGAIKYGGQDLANIVKDIATRASVPVALHLDHGSSYVNALKAIKMGFTSVMIDASHHPFEENVAETRRVVEAAHAMGISVESELGRLGGIEEHVVVDEKDAFLTDPQEAVQFVEQTGTDYLAIAIGTSHGAYKGKGRPFIDQARIEQIGNLLSIPLVAHGSSGVPKEIVERFRASGGEIGDAAGIADEDLEQATQHGIAKVNVDTDLRLASTVGIREVLKASPKEFDPRKVFGPARDVMAQIVEHKLRVLGSVGKA
- a CDS encoding PLP-dependent aminotransferase family protein; the encoded protein is MTRTDTPPFAWDRVVSARGQRMNSSVIREMLKITQRPDVISFAGGLPAPELFPIEAVRQAASTVLDRYGPAALQYSTTEGHLPLREWLAARASITPQHVQIMTGSQQSLDLLGKMLINEGDVVLVEAPTYLGALQSFQPYGPQYVQVPTDDHGIDVDALETLLHTTRAKLLYAVPNFQNPTGRTLSLERRQQLVELTARHGIVLVEDDPYGALRFTGEALPSLYTLGLERAGHPDHNHVVYSSSFSKVLVPGLRDAWVQAARPLIHKLVQAKQGADLHTPTFNQMIVAELVEDVMPAQIERVRQAYGERAGQMVQSMQRHFPAGVQYTTPQGGMFLWVTLPEQIDTAPLLQQAVARGVAFVPGAPFFALGGGHNTMRLSYSSATPEQIERGIAALGETIRSALD
- a CDS encoding GGDEF domain-containing protein, with amino-acid sequence MTSPGLIPPSLTDLRDELQALQQQIDQGRDRSITDVALLHRDAVYLALDTGDPAIAMTHALACLELARVSRDRSLEAKAHVAIALVQADTYDDLGADAHFQQAEMLAREAGDQRGVALVAVNRSHHEMDRDLYADAATRLHGLLHSPFAEGLRLGESAELLHTFHINYTVSASEALIRRQLPEGLRDEVQAELQHSVALLTTLNAQRTLLRSPLRVLDVLDALSRHAVWSGALDQAIQMGHESVQLAANTRSTTLYGHALRNRARAFSRSSRWDEAVADLEQAIAQFELGQQDLLAARAREALANAYARSGRFQEAFETQREVTRRVLALYRDVYQQRALLKQIEQQARDAEVRAAAFAEAAMQDPLTGAPNRAFAMQRLARLREQARQGPPSVVVLLDLDHFKRVNDTYGHAVGDAVLIRVVRALSAEIRDQDCLARFGGEEFVVILHDLGLEAAQEVCHRLRSVLERLVWDDVAAGLQMTASFGLARLDGRRDLKATLRAADEALYAAKAAGRNAVSVSEPWA